A region from the Triticum urartu cultivar G1812 chromosome 1, Tu2.1, whole genome shotgun sequence genome encodes:
- the LOC125523624 gene encoding glutenin, high molecular weight subunit DX5-like isoform X2: protein MTKRLVLFAAVVVALVALTASEGEASGQLQCERELQEHSLKTCRQVVDQQLRDVSPECQPVVVGPVARQYEQQVVVPPKGGSFYPGETTPPQQLQQSILWGIPALLRRYYLNVTSPQQVSYYPGQASSQRPGQGQQPGQGQQEYYLTSPQQSGQWQQPGQGQSGYYPTSPQQSGQEQPGYYPTSPWQPGQLQQPTQGQQRQQPGQGQQLRQGQQGQQSGQGQPRYYPTSSQQPGQLQQLGQGQQGQQPERGQQGQQSGQGQQLGQGQQGQQPGQKQQSGQGQQGYYPISPQQLGQGQQSGQGQLGYYPTSPQQSGQGQSGYYPTSAQQAGQLQQSAQEQQLGQEQQDQQPGQGRQGQQSGQRQQDQQSEQGQQPGQRQPGYYSTSPQQLGQGQPRYYPTSPQQPGQEQQPRQLQQPEQGQQGQQPEQGQQGQQQGQGEQGQQPGQGQQGQQPGQGQPGYYPTSPQQSGQGQPGYYPTSPQQSGQLQQPAQGQQPGQEQQGQQPGQGQQGQQPGQGQQPGQGQPGYYPTSPQQSGQGQPGYYPTSPQQIGQGQQLGQLQQPTQGQQGQQSGQGQQGQQPGQGQQGQQPGQGQQGQQPGQGQQPGQGQPGYYPTSLQQSGQGQQPGQWQQPGQGQPGYYPTSSLQPGQGQQGYYPTSQQQAGQGPQPGQWQQSGQGQQGYYPTSPQQSGQGQQPGQWLQLGYYLTSPQQLGQGQQPRQWLQPRQGQQGYYPTSPQQSRQGQQLGQVQQGYYPTSPQQSGQGQQGYDSPYHVSAEHQAASLKVAKAQQLAAQLPAMCRLEGGDALLASQ from the exons ATGACTAAGCGGTTGGTTCTTTTTGCGGCGGTAGTCGTCGCCCTCGTGGCTCTCACCGCTTCTGAAGGTGAAGCCTCTGGGCAACTACAGTGTGAGCGCGagctccaggagcactcgctTAAGACATGCCGACAGGTCGTAGACCAGCAGCTCCGAGACGTCAGCCCCGAGTGCCAACCCGTCGTCGTCGGCCCGGTCGCGAGACAATACGAGCAGCAAGTCGTGGTGCCGCCCAAGGGTGGATCTTTCTACCCCGGCGAGACCACGCCACCACAGCAACTCCAACAAAGTATACTTTGGGGAATACCTGCACTACTAAGAAGGTATTACCTAAATGTAACTTCTCCGCAACAGGTTTCATACTATCCAGGCCAAGCTTCTTCGCAACGGCCAGGACAAGGTCAGCAGCCAGGACAAGGACAACAAGAATACTACCTAACTTCTCCGCAACAGTCAGGACAATGGCAACAACCGGGACAAGGGCAATCAGGGTACTACCCAACTTCTCCGCAGCAGTCAGGACAAGAGCAACCAGGGTACTATCCAACTTCTCCATGGCAGCCAGGACAATTGCAACAACCAACACAAGGGCAACAAAGACAGCAACCAGGACAAGGGCAGCAACTAAGACAAGGACAACAAGGTCAGCAGTCAGGACAAGGGCAACCAAGATACTATCCAACTTCTTCGCAGCAGCCAGGACAATTGCAACAACTAGGACAAGGCCAACAAGGGCAGCAACCAGAACGAGGGCAACAAGGCCAACAGTCAGGACAAGGGCAACAACTAGGACAAGGGCAACAAGGTCAGCAGCCAGGACAAAAGCAACAATCAGGACAAGGACAACAAGGGTACTACCCAATTTCTCCGCAACAGTTAGGACAAGGGCAACAGTCAGGACAAGGGCAACTAGGGTACTACCCAACTTCTCCGCAGCAGTCAGGACAAGGACAATCAGGATACTACCCAACTTCTGCGCAGCAGGCAGGACAATTGCAACAATCAGCACAAGAGCAGCAATTAGGACAAGAGCAACAAGATCAGCAACCAGGACAAGGGCGACAAGGTCAACAGTCAGGACAAAGGCAACAAGATCAGCAGTCAGAACAAGGACAGCAACCGGGACAAAGGCAGCCAGGGTACTACTCAACTTCTCCGCAACAATTAGGACAAGGGCAACCAAGGTACTACCCAACTTCTCCGCAGCAGCCAGGACAAGAGCAGCAGCCAAGACAATTGCAACAACCAGAACAAGGGCAACAAGGTCAGCAGCCAGAACAAGGGCAGCAAGGTCAGCAGCAAGGACAAGGGGAGCAAGGTCAGCAGCCAGGACAAGGGCAACAAGGGCAGCAACCGGGACAAGGGCAGCCAGGGTACTACCCAACTTCTCCGCAGCAGTCAGGACAAGGGCAACCAGGGTACTACCCAACTTCTCCACAGCAGTCAGGACAATTGCAACAACCAGCACAAGGGCAGCAACCAGGACAAGAGCAACAAGGTCAACAGCCAGGACAAGGGCAACAAGGTCAACAGCCAGGACAAGGGCAGCAACCGGGACAAGGGCAGCCAGGGTACTACCCAACTTCTCCGCAGCAGTCAG GACAAGGGCAACCAGGGTACTACCCAACTTCTCCACAACAGATAGGACAAGGGCAGCAGTTAGGACAATTGCAACAACCAACACAAGGGCAACAAGGGCAGCAATCAGGACAAGGGCAACAAGGTCAACAGCCAGGACAAGGGCAACAAGGTCAGCAGCCAGGACAAGGGCAACAAGGTCAGCAGCCAGGACAAGGGCAGCAACCAGGACAAGGGCAGCCAGGGTACTACCCAACTTCTTTGCAGCAGTCGGGACAAGGGCAACAGCCAGGACAATGGCAACAACCAGGACAAGGACAACCAGGGTACTACCCAACTTCTTCGTTGCAGCCAGGACAAGGGCAACAAGGGTACTACCCAACTTCTCAGCAGCAAGCAGGACAAGGGCCGCAACCAGGACAATGGCAACAATCAGGACAAGGGCAACAAGGGTACTACCCAACTTCTCCGCAGCAGTCAGGACAAGGGCAACAGCCAGGACAATGGCTGCAATTAGGGTACTACCTAACTTCTCCGCAGCAGTTAGGACAAGGGCAACAGCCAAGACAATGGCTGCAACCAAGACAAGGGCAACAAGGATACTACCCAACTTCTCCGCAACAGTCAAGACAAGGGCAACAATTAGGACAAGTGCAACAAGGATACTACCCAACTTCTCCGCAGCAGTCAGGACAAGGGCAACAAGGCTACGACAGCCCATACCATGTTAGCGCGGAGCACCAGGCGGCCAGCCTAAAGGTGGCAAAGGCACAGCAGCTCGCGGCACAGCTGCCGGCAATGTGCCGGCTAGAGGGCGGCGACGCATTGTTGGCCAGCCAGTGA